One stretch of Lasioglossum baleicum unplaced genomic scaffold, iyLasBale1 scaffold0065, whole genome shotgun sequence DNA includes these proteins:
- the LOC143219721 gene encoding uncharacterized protein LOC143219721, with product MKKYRFPYGDDDRNENGVQDSEATADPPSADNSRIIWTVCRECATGVVPGDVAIGEMLTADTDNEHQLGQKGAETGRYWVVAVGDSKPKWPRTSDARIEDARTFPLRHWTPHSDGPWTHRPRRCFCCARATHKRTSTLPV from the exons ATGAAAA agtaCAGATTCCCATATGGTGACGATGACCGAAACGAGAATGGAGTGCAAGATTCCGAGGCGACAGCAGATCCACCATCAGCTGACAAT TCACGAATCATCTGGACTGTTTGCCGCGAATGTGCCACAGGTGTGGTACCCGGAGACGTGGCGATCGGCGAGATGTTGACGGCCGACACGGACAATGAGCATCAGCTGGGCCAGAAAGGTGCCG AGACTGGAAGATACTGGGTCGTCGCGGTTGGCGACTCAAAGCCCAAGTGGCCAcgtaccagtgatgccagaatcgaggACGCGAGGACGTTTCCCCTCCGGCACtggaccccccactctgacggaccgtggacgcaccgtcctcgccgttgcttctgctgcgcacgcgctacacacaaacgtacttctactctgcccgtgtga
- the LOC143219752 gene encoding uncharacterized protein LOC143219752: MESTSSSQPTEQTVSSRAPKGRSSTKRLRCSTKRYSRRKLQRNRRQQLAKLATEKHCTAAENAVPVSSALEEEMVWDTNIENFMAVSKGIEEVTCDVQAETATDEEEYFVVEEIIFDAQAETATDEEEHFVVEEVTCDVQAETATDEVEMVCDANTENFMAESIRNKEVTCDVQAETATDEEEHFVVEEVTCNVQAETATDEEEYFVVEKETTTEPEEVSSLSEGLSIPDMRHVFHQVQEASEHSKKYGCTTKNLQIEKMFRSGLETTMVLKCTMCDHRANVRSQRGDTKAMNINHGVVAGTITTGGGYAQAEEFLAALNIPMMSKKKYQSCHDVVVLEVIAAAEKVMLAAAAEEIRLAIERGDVINGIPHIPVVCDGTWMKRSYRTGKYDSIAGVGVIIGYYTKKVLFVGVRNKDCSICREASKKDQEPREHECFKNWSRNETSTKMESDAIAEGFRTSIEKRGLIYSTIIGDGDSSVYKTILDCDPYKTLVRVKKIECTNHLLRNFCNKMKEIVKKTPAGYYRRIVEACIRRMRTGIVKAAEHRANEDLPLAEKIRKLYEDITNVPSHVFGEHKRCNEIRYFCDGTPKEDEENIVPDLTNIGVYQQIEDIIGRLAAHAESLLYLTNNNMVESFNSIIPKYTGGKRLHFGQRGSYTARCHAAVIQYNTKDVLSCLQREFQNEPPKVLLKMEKRRRKRVLANNQRQRTTKRTCNKFRATKDADYGPNAQAPDMEEPIYILARENHLKMLSDWQKDRDNVQRNTVGQWKSAEWLMKKSKLLTASNFGVVCSRLKGTLCKKLVENLLYPRKLDENLAIRYGRKYEHTAREELASREGITIEECGLFIDASIPYLGASPDGLIDDDGIVEIKCPYTAENVTPEEAIQSVQAVKTMFTDSTGTALRKTHRYFYQVQGQLHITGRKYCIFCVWTRKGIKSIRVHRDDDFWKLQMEPKLSRFYLNCMLPELVDPRRHRRRPIREPQYLLDEHAELMRKRVATVRRRVARTRARPPP, encoded by the exons ATGGAGAGTACTAGTTCATCGCAACCTACGGAGCAAACGGTGTCCAGTCGAGCACCCAAAGGAAGAAGCAGTACAAAACGACTTCGATGCTCCACAAAAAGATACAGCAGAAGAAAATTACAACGAAATAG AAGACAGCAGTTAGCAAAGCTTGCCACGGAGAAACATTGTACAGCAGCGGAAAATGCAGTACCGGTATCAAGTGCACTTGAAGAGGAAATGGTGTGGGACACAAACATCGAAAATTTCATGGCAGTGTCCAAAGGAATCGAAGAAGTAACATGCGACGTGCAGGCAGAAACTGCCACCGACGAAGAGGAGTACTTCGTAgtggaagaaataatattcgacGCGCAGGCAGAAACTGCCACCGACGAAGAGGAGCACTTCGTCGTGGAAGAAGTAACATGCGACGTGCAGGCAGAAACTGCCACCGACGAAGTGGAAATGGTGTGCGACGCAAACACCGAAAATTTCATGGCAGAGTCCATAAGAAACAAAGAAGTAACATGCGACGTGCAGGCAGAAACTGCCACCGACGAAGAGGAGCACTTCGTCGTGGAAGAAGTAACATGCAACGTGCAGGCAGAAACTGCCACCGACGAAGAGGAGTACTTCGTCGTAGAAAAAGAAACGACGACCGAACCAGAGGAAGTATCATCCCTTTCGGAAGGGTTGAGCATACCTGACATGCGCCACGTCTTTCACCAGGTACAGGAGGCAAGCGAGCATTCGAAAAAATACGGATGTACAACCAAGAATCTGCAAATAGAAAAGATGTTTAGATCGGGCTTGGAAACAACTATGGTTCTGAAATGCACGATGTGCGATCATAGAGCAAATGTCCGTAGCCAACGTGGTGATACTAAAGCGATGAACATCAACCACGGTGTAGTCGCCGGAACAATAACCACCGGAGGCGGATACGCACAAGCGGAAGAATTTTTGGCGGCCCTGAACATCCCCATGATGAGCAAGAAAAAATATCAGAGTTGTCATGACGTCGTCGTCCTTGAAGTAATTGCTGCTGCGGAAAAGGTAATGTTAGCAGCGGCCGCAGAGGAGATAAGACTAGCCATTGAAAGAGGCGATGTCATAAACGGAATTCCACATATTCCTGTCGTGTGTGACGGAACCTGGATGAAGAGATCTTACCGAACAGGAAAATATGACTCCATAGCTGGTGTCGGCGTGATAATAGGCTATTACACGAAGAAAGTTTTATTCGTGGGAGTCAGGAATAAAGACTGCAGCATTTGTCGTGAAGCGTCGAAGAAGGATCAAGAACCGCGGGAACACGAATGTTTCAAGAATTGGAGCAGAAACGAAACGTCCACCAAAATGGAGAGCGACGCCATCGCAGAAGGCTTCAGGACAAGTATTGAAAAACGAGGATTGATATATTCGACGATCATTGGTGACGGCGACAGCAGCGTCTACAAAACAATTCTGGACTGTGATCCATACAAGACGTTGGTTCGCGTGAAGAAAATAGAATGCACGAATCATTTGTTGCGCAATTTCTGcaacaaaatgaaagaaattgtgAAGAAGACTCCAGCCGGGTACTACAGGCGAATCGTGGAAGCATGTATTCGGCGGATGCGAACGGGAATTGTGAAAGCTGCAGAACACAGAGCCAATGAGGATTTGCCGCTAGCAGAGAAGATAAGGAAGTTATATGAAGATATAACGAATGTACCCAGTCATGTTTTTGGAGAGCACAAACGGTGCAACGAAATAAGATACTTCTGCGATGGGACACCGAAGGAAGATGAAGAAAACATTGTTCCAGATTTAACGAACATAGGAGTGTATCAACAGATAGAGGATATCATTGGACGCCTGGCGGCGCATGCAGAGAGTCTCCTCTACCTGACCAACAATAACATGGTGGAGAGCTTCAATTCCATAATCCCGAAGTACACTGGCGGAAAGAGATTACATTTCGGCCAAAGGGGATCATACACTGCAAGATGTCACGCTGCTGTAATTCAGTACAACACGAAGGATGTATTGTCTTGTTTACAGAGAGAGTTTCAAAACGAGCCGCCAAAAGTTTTGCTAAAGATGGAGAAACGACGCAGAAAGAGAGTCTTGGCAAATAACCAAAGACAGAGGACTACGAAGAGAACATGCAACAAGTTCCGTGCAACGAAAGATGCTGATTACGGACCAAATGCACAGGCGCCAGACATGGAGGAACCTATATATATTCTAGCAAGGGAAAATCATTTGAAAATGCTAAGCGATTGGCAAAAGGATAGGGACAACGTTCAGCGGAATACAGTTGGACAATGGAAAAGCGCAGAGTGGCTGATGAAAAAGTCAAAACTTTTGACAGCGTCCAACTTTGGCGTAGTGTGCAGCCGACTGAAAGGAACGCTGTGTAAAAAGCTGGTAGAGAATCTGCTCTACCCACGCAAGCTAGACGAGAATCTTGCCATAAGATACGGACGGAAGTACGAACATACTGCTCGCGAAGAATTGGCGAGTAGGGAAGGTATAACCATAGAAGAATGCGGCCTTTTCATCGACGCATCGATACCCTATTTGGGAGCATCACCAGATGGTTTGATCGACGACGACGGAATAGTCGAAATAAAATGCCCGTACACTGCGGAAAATGTAACGCCAGAAGAGGCAATACAAAGCGTACAAGCCGTCAAGACGATGTTTACAGATAGTACGGGTACCGCATTGCGCAAAACACACAGGTACTTCTACCAAGTGCAAGGACAATTGCACATAACGGGCAGAAAGTACTGCATATTTTGTGTGTGGACAAGGAAAGGTATAAAATCAATTCGAGTTCATAGAGACGACGATTTTTGGAAACTTCAAATGGAGCCAAAATTGTCGCGCTTTTATCTAAATTGTATGCTGCCCGAATTAGTCGACCCCAGACGTCATAGACGCAGGCCCATTCGGGAGCCTCAATATCTTCTTGACGAACATGCAGAATTAATGAGAAAAAGAGTTGCAACTGTCCGACGTCGAGTTGCACGTACTCGTGCAAGGCCACCGCCTTGA
- the LOC143219722 gene encoding uncharacterized protein LOC143219722, giving the protein MNKIEKPEGEEREEAATATAAATAAATAAATATPTVPTPPAEEYFNLATAVANLNLRHRMPVHNRPMSVPGSMPGAMPWAMQEAVQGTMPGAMQGAMQGAMPGAMQGAMPGAIFLTKQQLTTIAREWRRQFYSGRGGRGGRGGRGRVVVHHNYY; this is encoded by the exons ATGAACAAAATCGAAAAGCCTGAAGGGGAAGAACGGGAGGAggcggcgacggcgacggcagCGGCCACGGCAGCGGCGACGGcagcggcgacggcgacaccaACGGTGCCGACACCGCCGGCTGAAGAATATTTTAACTTGGCGACGGCCGTCGCCAACTTGAATTTGCGGCATCGCATGCCG GTACATAATAGGCCGATGAGCGTGCCGGGCTCCATGCCGGGGGCCATGCCGTGGGCCATGCAGGAGGCCGTGCAGGGCACAATGCCGGGGGCCATGCAGGGCGCCATGCAGGGCGCAATGCCGGGCGCAATGCAGGGCGCAATGCCGGGCGCCATATTCCTTACGAAGCAACAATTG ACAACCATAGCAAGGGAGTGGCGGCGCCAATTTTATTCCGGCcgcggaggacgcggaggccGCGGAGGCCGCGGACGCGTGGTAGTCCAccacaattattattaa